In a single window of the Gossypium hirsutum isolate 1008001.06 chromosome D02, Gossypium_hirsutum_v2.1, whole genome shotgun sequence genome:
- the LOC107910598 gene encoding pumilio homolog 5: MATESPMRMIESNGATKWRSSKDALVFDSQLNDMEVEELTMLLKGQKIRGDQTDTVPNRSGSAPPSMEGSFTALGNLLAQKNTSLTSSLASLSSVIDKCESEEQLRSHPAYFAYYCSNINLNPRLPPPLISHENRRLARHIGGFGSNWRATSVDDSGNGSLPFYRTSLTTHKEEVEDDRSSPIQALDKWAEDSNEPLLEQDLASFPGRHKSLVDLIQEDFPRTPSPVYSQSRSSGITTADEPIDHDVNAMSSNFSSINSSSKVPESIVGSSDACMDTNALDAHAISLIPHKDSSETSIQSSQCPEQVVRLSTSSKNDTNVKDAKSDADSPGDVSQSVILSTVESRMRKKQEAQQSHGRNMPQEYYSSIQPASPHQAQGLPAQASSQGLSHLYSHSRFSSVASQPLLHSSGLTLPMYATAAPYMTSANPLYANFQPSGLYASQYNIGGYPMNPAFLPPFMGGYPSHAAISLPFDSTASGSSFNNRTYGASTGENTPHTSDLQHLGHFYGQHGLVLPPSLVDPLHMQYLPNSFSSTYGASVQHGHLSSTGASGGQIDSFVQKESSGAAYIGDPKVQPPINGRLSIPNPGKVGSIGGGFYGGHHSMGVIAQYPTSPVASPLMPSSPVGGMTPLGRRNETRFPPKAGPQSAWQGQRVSSFEDSKRHSFLEELKSSNARKFELSDIFGRIVEFSVDQHGSRFIQQKLEHCCIEDKESVYKEVLPHASRLMTDVFGNYVIQKFFEHGSCEQRNELADQLVGNMLNFSLQMYGCRVIQKALEVIDLDKKTRLVQELDGHVMKCVRDQNGNHVIQKCIECIPTDRIGFIISAFRGQVATLSTHPYGCRVIQRVLEHCSNKLQSKCIIDEILDAAYDLSQDQYGNYVTQHVLERGKPHERSHIISKLTGKIVQMSQHKYASNVVEKCLEYGDGAEREHLVEEIIGQSDENDSLLTMMKDQFANYVVQKVLEVSNDRQRELLLDRVRVHLNALKKYTYGKHIAARFEQLLGEESDASASGH, from the exons ATGGCAACTGAGAGCCCGATGCGAATGATAGAAAGTAATGGGGCTACAAAGTGGCGCTCTTCAAAGGATGCTCTAGTATTTGATTCACAATTGAATGATATGGAAGTAGAGGAGTTGACAATGCTTTTGAAAGGACAAAAAATCCGTGGAGATCAAACAGATACAGTGCCAAATCGAAGTGGGAGTGCTCCACCAAGTATGGAAGGTTCATTTACAGCACTTGGAAACCTTTTGGCTCAAAAGAACACTAGCCTGACTTCAAGCCTGGCAAGTTTGAGCAGTGTCATTGACAAGTGTGAGTCTGAGGAGCAACTGCGTTCTCATCCAGCTTATTTTGCTTACTATTGCTCCAACATTAACTTAAATCCAAGGCTTCCACCGCCCCTCATTTCACATGAAAACCGACGCTTGGCACGCCATATTGGTGGTTTCGGTAGTAACTGGAGAGCAACATCTGTGGATGATAGTGGCAATGGGTCATTACCTTTTTATCGAACTTCACTCACTACACATAAGGAGGAAGTTGAGGATGATAGATCATCCCCTATACAAGCTTTAGACAAGTGGGCAGAAGATAGTAATGAGCCTTTGCTTGAACAAGACTTAGCATCTTTCCCTGGTCGCCACAAGAGTTTGGTTGATCTGATACAG GAAGACTTCCCCCGCACCCCTTCACCTGTGTATAGTCAGTCACGTTCATCAGGCATCACCACAGCAGATGAACCAATAGATCATGATGTTAATGCCATGTCGTCAAATTTTTCTTCCATTAACTCTTCTTCAAAAGTACCTGAATCGATCGTGGGTTCTTCTGATGCTTGCATGGATACAAATGCCCTGGATGCTCATGCTATTAGTTTGATACCCCACAAGGATTCTTCAGAGACCTCTATTCAGAGCTCGCAATGTCCTGAACAGGTGGTTAGATTATCAACATCTTCAAAAAATGATACAAATGTGAAAGATGCTAAGTCAGATGCGGATTCCCCTGGTGATGTTTCACAGTCTGTCATACTTTCCACTGTAGAGTCCAGAATGAGGAAAAAACAAGAAGCACAGCAGTCTCATGGAAGGAATATGCCTCAAGAATATTATTCATCTATTCAACCAGCTTCTCCACATCAGGCCCAAGGACTTCCAGCACAGGCCAGTTCTCAAGGATTGAGCCATCTGTATAGCCATTCTAGGTTCTCTTCTGTGGCATCACAACCATTATTGCATTCTTCTGGACTCACGCTTCCCATGTATGCAACAGCAGCACCATATATGACTTCTGCAAACCCACTTTATGCCAATTTTCAGCCATCTGGTCTGTATGCTTCACAATACAATATCGGTGGATATCCCATGAATCCTGCATTTCTTCCCCCATTTATGGGCGGATACCCTTCTCATGCTGCTATTTCTTTGCCATTTGACTCTACTGCTTCTGGTTCAAGCTTCAATAATCGAACTTATGGTGCTTCAACTGGGGAAAACACTCCACATACAAGTGATTTACAGCATCTTGGCCACTTCTATGGGCAGCATGGATTAGTGCTGCCACCTTCCTTAGTCGATCCACTTCATATGCAATACCTCCCaaattcgtttagcagcacataTGGTGCTTCTGTTCAGCATGGTCATTTGTCATCAACTGGTGCTTCTGGGGGCCAAATTGATTCTTTTGTGCAGAAAGAGTCAAGTGGTGCTGCTTATATTGGAGATCCAAAAGTTCAGCCTCCAATTAATGGGAGGCTAAGCATTCCAAATCCTGGGAAAGTTGGAAGTATTGGTGGTGGGTTTTATGGAGGTCACCACAGCATGGGTGTTATTGCCCAATACCCTACATCACCAGTTGCTAGTCCGCTGATGCCATCATCACCGGTAGGTGGAATGACTCCTCTAGGTCGCAGAAATGAAACTAGATTTCCTCCAAAAGCAGGACCTCAGTCTGCATGGCAAGGACAGAGAGTCAGCAGCTTTGAGGACTCCAAAAGGCATTCCTTTCTTGAAGAACTGAAATCCAGCAATGCCCGAAAATTTGAGCTCTCTGATATATTTGGTCGTATAGTTGAATTCAG TGTTGATCAACATGGGAGTCGATTTATCCAGCAGAAGCTGGAGCATTGCTGTATTGAGGACAAGGAGTCTGTTTACAAAGAAGTCCTTCCGCATGCTTCAAGATTAATGACTGATGTTTTTGGTAATTACGTCATTCAAAAG TTCTTTGAGCATGGGAGTTGCGAGCAGCGAAATGAACTTGCTGATCAACTGGTTGGAAATATGTTAAACTTTAGTCTGCAAATGTATGGTTGTCGTGTGATACAGAAG GCGTTGGAAGTGATTGATCTGGATAAAAAAACCCGACTTGTTCAGGAGCTTGATGGTCATGTTATGAAATGTGTACGTGATCAAAATGGGAATCACGTCATACAAAAGTGTATAGAGTGTATCCCTACTGATAGAATTGGGTTTATTATTTCGGCATTTCGTGGTCAAGTTGCCACCCTTTCTACTCATCCCTATGGTTGTCGTGTCATTCAG AGAGTTTTGGAGCATTGTTCAAACAAACTGCAAAGTAAGTGCATCATTGATGAAATTTTGGATGCTGCTTACGACCTTTCTCAAGATCAGTATGGAAATTATGTTACCCAG CATGTTTTGGAGAGGGGAAAGCCGCATGAAAGGAGCCACATTATTAGCAAGTTGACTGGGAAAATTGTACAAATGAGTCAACATAAATATGCATCAAATGTTGTTGAGAAGTGCTTGGAGTATGGTGATGGTGCTGAACGAGAGCATTTGGTTGAGGAGATAATCGGACAGTCTGATGAAAATGACTCTTTATTG ACTATGATGAAGGACCAATTTGCAAATTATGTGGTCCAAAAGGTTCTTGAAGTAAGCAATGATAGACAACGGGAACTATTACTGGATCGTGTAAGAGTTCATCTTAATGCTTTGAAGAAATATACTTACGGGAAACACATTGCTGCTAGGTTTGAGCAACTGCTTGGTGAAG AAAGCGATGCCTCAGCCTCGGGGCATTAG